A stretch of the Actinomycetota bacterium genome encodes the following:
- a CDS encoding TetR/AcrR family transcriptional regulator translates to MESRGTNPERRERVLRAAAAAMAERGFAETRIADIADRAGMSPGHVMYYFSSKEELLLEALRWSEDSQFYATLAAELDRSSDPPARLARFLELSMPVGAGDEQWTLWLELWARAVHDPSIVARLEERDAHWNAALATIVREGIGVGAFREVDVEGFVEWVSMLVTGYAVQITAGMPGYPRAHAVSVCLRAASERLGVAPGAAGT, encoded by the coding sequence GTGGAGAGCCGGGGTACCAACCCGGAGCGGCGCGAGCGCGTGTTGCGCGCTGCTGCGGCCGCGATGGCTGAGCGAGGCTTCGCCGAGACGCGGATCGCCGACATCGCCGACCGCGCCGGGATGAGCCCCGGGCACGTGATGTACTACTTCTCCTCGAAGGAGGAGCTGCTCCTCGAGGCGCTTCGGTGGAGCGAGGACTCGCAGTTCTACGCGACCCTGGCCGCCGAGCTCGACCGCTCGTCCGACCCCCCCGCGCGGTTGGCCCGGTTCCTGGAGCTCTCGATGCCCGTGGGGGCGGGTGACGAGCAATGGACCCTGTGGCTAGAGCTCTGGGCGCGGGCGGTCCACGATCCGTCGATCGTCGCGCGTCTCGAGGAGCGCGACGCCCACTGGAACGCCGCGCTCGCGACGATCGTCCGGGAAGGGATCGGGGTCGGCGCGTTCCGCGAGGTCGACGTCGAGGGTTTCGTCGAGTGGGTCTCGATGCTCGTGACCGGCTACGCCGTGCAGATCACGGCGGGGATGCCCGGCTACCCACGGGCGCACGCGGTGTCGGTATGCTTGCGCGCCGCCTCGGAACGGCTGGGCGTGGCTCCCGGCGCCGCCGGAACCTAG